The Theobroma cacao cultivar B97-61/B2 chromosome 2, Criollo_cocoa_genome_V2, whole genome shotgun sequence genome includes the window TTCCAATCATATGCAAATATCCCCACAAACTGAACATGTATCAACATTTAAGCAAGTTGGTTCTATATTTTCAGCAATTTTTTAGTCCTTAACTCCAAACTTTATGAAAAGCACAAAGTACAAATAGCTAAAACCTTGTCACTACCAAATCCTGCATCCCCATGAGAGGGAGACAGTGGAATAGATCCTGTCTTCAATATTCGTCCATGCTAGGCATGTGTGTCCATACTCACTAAATCATTCTATTTTGTAAGTCAGAGCACATCAATGTTGGACATAAAATGTGCAAATTGAAAGACTCATGTACCTCCAAAGAAATATCCCTGAGACGCCTTCCAGTTTGAGCACAGCAAACACGGACAACCTGTTCGTCACAGCTTCCACTTATAATATAGTCCTTACCATTCATGTAGTAGGAACGAGTGTAATTTTGTGAGCTTCCAGTAGAAGGTATCTGAAAATTCAGGTGAAGCCTTCCATCAGCAGCCAGAAGCTGTCTAACCTGTCAATGTCTAAATGTTAAACCGAAGTCCATACCAATATCAACTTTCTTTAAAGATCAACGTAAAAGCTTCAATAACATTACATATATCTGAGGACAAAAAAAAGTGGAGTAAATATTTACAAGTATAAAACTTAATGCAAAATTTAaacaagagaaagaagaagcaaGCCAACATGACATGAACAAAAATGCCCAAATGCAATTATAAGAAAAAGCACATTTCAGTTGAGTTTTGCAACTCTTCACCAAAGATTTAAAAAACTGAGAAATACAAGTCTAGCACATTTCAGAAAGTGGCAGCTATAGCTTGAATCCACAATCTTGCACAAGTAACATTCAGAACTGAAATTGAAGATATgagcaaaaattgaaaaaccaaaCCCTTAATATGAAGAAAATCAGCACTCTATGCACCGAAAACTCTTCCACAAAAGCAGTTAAGTTGTACTAAGAATTTCTAGCTAAATCTATTCTTAACCAAATAGCAGTTTTATATCCAGACCCATCCACTTATTTTTGAGTCCGGATCTTAGGGAACAGATCTACTCATAGGCCCAGTATGAAACTAGATGTCAAAATACATGGAACAATAGTGGCACTAACACTCCAACTCATGctgttaattataataaaaattaccTCATTGTCAACAGCTGAGGCAAGAATATAGTGATCATCTGGAGAGAAGCAGACCATCACATTTCCTTTAGAACTTGAAGCAGTATAGCAAGGCCTTATTGGCTTCTGTCTCAAGTCCCACATTTTAATATCCTGATCAAATGATGACGTAGCGAAAATTGATGGGGAATGGTTTGAAAACTTGACTACATTAATATGTTCTTGGTGCATATCCGTGAACACCTGTAAGCGTCTTCCACTGTTGATATCATACAGAGCAACATTTTTTGAATACCCACTTGCAAGAAAGAGTTCATCCGTAGAGTTAACATGAACAGATGTTAATTGGTCAAACTCATCAAAGGTGACAGAACCAGTGCCACTATGGATGCGCTTGCAAGTTGATGCACAATGCTGGATATCATACAGCTTCAGTGAGCCATTATCTGAACCAGCTATGAGCTGAATAAAAGAGgtaaaaaaccaaataaaaaacaacCACATTTATTGCCATTATTGAGGGATTGATATTAGGAGAATGGTTGAGTTCTCTAAATGCGGTAAGTGTGAACTTTCTACTGAAACactaaaaaatttcaaaaaggaaaaaggtaaTAGAGTTTAATAGGGAAAGACATTTATTTAGAGAGCACTGCAATTTAACCTCCTTTTAAAGTGCCTCATGAGACTTACTCACCTTAGAAGGATACTTCTTTAGCCAACAGAGCCCCAACACACTATTCATTGCCCCTAGTGAAGGGATGTAACTAacaattttctcattttcatggTTGACAACAACTACTTCACCATCTAAAGTTCCAAAGACCATCAGGCTGGAATTAGATGGATGATACTCAAACTGCCTTGGACGAAAGCTCCTTCTTTCATCTCCCAAATCATTGCCTGAGATAGAAAGTGAATGCAGAAATGGCCAAGGTGAAGATCCCATTTTGGCAGCACAAAGAGATCTGGTATAAAAATACTGTGACTTCCCAGCAAGATCCAACGGCCTTTGCTTCGGTGTCCGCAAGCTAGTGTGGCGTTCTCTTATTTCACGCTTCTGCAAGATACTAACAACACTTTCTTTACGATACCTTCTATAAGGTAGGTActcaaaatgttttaaaaaagtCACATTAGCCATTTCCCTGTCAATATTTCTGATAGGTAAATTATCCAAAACTCTCAACTGGGGTATTGATGCTATCATGTATTCCCTATAATGTTTCTCAAAGCATATTGGAGAAGCATGTTGGGAAATGTACTTGAATGAACCATCTGCAACATGCCTTGTGAAGGCACCTTCACAAGACTCATCTCCATTTTGATTTGGCAATGTAGCGGAGGAAACCTGTCAAATAAATTACAACAACAAATAAGGACTATTAAAACCAAGGCCCAGAAGGTGTTAGACAAGATAAGGAGAACATATTAATCCAAGTTCAAAGAACTTTCATAGTCAATTGATTCAGTTAGGAATTCAGATTGAAAACCACAACTATATCCAAACATGGCATCCTCACCCATTTCTCAGTCTACAGAATTAGATTG containing:
- the LOC18608045 gene encoding uncharacterized protein LOC18608045 encodes the protein MAIKIPALGSMYIESCRKHGVAPSSGFLSALFKAEFKKSCHEVCILEILLDNVKDIDFHSLLEVSMKISESEIEAVDVLNESSCALTGEYALLLMRSIGQKLRVVDLQDFSFGKDFLRDLSQGGLQCQVLNLRSSHFRKLNLVGEFMWLHTLNLDYSTTLTSFREDCFSCMPNLMCLSMCETRIANLWTTIAALSRLRSLVELRFQNWLCCNDVGSSGSSSGDDQTGPSQPRSASYPVTSSVNVGLLIELNSITQQATRTFLPEAFSMNHNFQSSNEESSDDSEVDFSIHLEDSYMDSSSNAPPGWSREINLLSEVSSATLPNQNGDESCEGAFTRHVADGSFKYISQHASPICFEKHYREYMIASIPQLRVLDNLPIRNIDREMANVTFLKHFEYLPYRRYRKESVVSILQKREIRERHTSLRTPKQRPLDLAGKSQYFYTRSLCAAKMGSSPWPFLHSLSISGNDLGDERRSFRPRQFEYHPSNSSLMVFGTLDGEVVVVNHENEKIVSYIPSLGAMNSVLGLCWLKKYPSKLIAGSDNGSLKLYDIQHCASTCKRIHSGTGSVTFDEFDQLTSVHVNSTDELFLASGYSKNVALYDINSGRRLQVFTDMHQEHINVVKFSNHSPSIFATSSFDQDIKMWDLRQKPIRPCYTASSSKGNVMVCFSPDDHYILASAVDNEVRQLLAADGRLHLNFQIPSTGSSQNYTRSYYMNGKDYIISGSCDEQVVRVCCAQTGRRLRDISLEGKASGSSMFVQSLRGDPFRAFNMSILAAYTRPSSRSEIVKVNLLASSDFSKESCPGQSSCPSNSMGG